The Gemmatimonadaceae bacterium genomic interval ACGCCTGTGAGCGATCGCCGGCACGATCGAGCAGCGTGATCCATCTGCGCGCCGCTACCTCATCGTCCGGGTTCAGCTCGGAGCAGCGGCGTGCGGCGTCGACAGCACCAGCAATATCGCCTGAGCGCTCCCGACTCTCGGCGAGTAGAACGGCCGCGTTGAGAGCTTGCTTTTTCAACCGGCTGCGCTCATTGCCGAGCCACTTCTCGAACTCCTCGGCGTCCGGTATGTGAAGGCCAGGCAACAGGTCTCCGGCATATCGCGCGAGAGCATAAGCATGACGGCCGGCGGAAAGATCTTCCGCCAATGCCGCCACGTCTGTCGTGATCAGCGCCGGATCGAGGCTTACCTCGTCGTCGCCGCGGCTTCGAATTGCTCCATCGACTAGATGCCCGCGTAGAACGTAAAGAGCGCGACGAAGCGCAGGTCGAGCCTTACCCTGATCGAGCTCGGGCCAGAATGTGACGAGCAGGGAATCGCGACGATGCCAGGTTCCTGGCCGAGGCATCGCGAGATATGAAAGAAGGGCCAGATGCTTCGGCTGCCGAAGCAGCGCGTCCAACTCTCCACCTTCCGCGTCGGACAGGCCGATGCCGCCAAGCATCCGCAACGTATACATGTGAGTGAAGCTAGGGGCGTTCCGCAAATGTCGCAAAAACGGGCGAGCATCAGCTGCTAAGACCCGGGATCCGCTCCGACTCCGCTGCGCTTGTATCTCATTGGTGAATCCGTCACCTTGAGAGCTATGCCAGAAGAAGCGCTCATCGTCCGCGGAGCGCGAGAACACAACCTCCGCAACATCGATGTAACCATCCCCCGCGACCGCCTCACGGTCATTACCGGCCTCTCCGGCTCGGGGAAATCGTCACTTGCATTCGACACCATCTACGCCGAGGGCCAGCGCCGCTACGTCGAGTCGCTGTCCGCGTACGCCCGCCAGTTCCTCGGCCTCATGGAAAAGCCGGATGTCGATTCCATAGAAGGTCTTTCTCCCGCTATATCCATCGAGCAGAAAACCGCCGGACACAACCCGCGCTCCACTGTCGGGACGGTCACCGAGATCTACGACTATCTGCGCCTTCTTTATGCGCGAGCGGGGATCCCGCATTGCGCGAATTGCAGCCGGCCGGTCGAGCGGCAGAGCGCAGGCCAGATGGCCGCCACAATTCTCGCCTGGCCCGAAGACACGAAAATCGAGGTCCTCGCACCGCTGGTCCGTGGCCGGAAAGGCGAATTCAAGGATCTCTTCGAAACCGCTCGCAAGGGCGGCTTCGTGCGGGCATACGTCGACGGTGAGCTCGCTGAAATCGCCAATCCCCCGCGCCTGAACCGCAGGCTCAATCACAGTATTTCGGTCGTGGTCGACCGGCTCGCAGTCCGCGCCGACGATCGCGGCCGCATCACCGATTCGATCGAGACGGCGCTGCGCCTTTCGGAGGGGTTGATCGAAGTCACCCGGCAGGACGACAAGTCCACGCATCTGTTCTCCGAGAAGTACGGCTGTCCCGTCTGCGGCATATCGCTGCCCGAGCTCGAGCCCCGTCACTTCTCGTTCAATTCGCCCTTCGGCGCGTGCCCCGATTGCGGCGGACTCGGCGTTCGCCGCGAGGTGAGCGAACAACTCATTCTTGGTGATTCGAGCATCTCGATTCTCGAAGGCGTCATCCTTCCCTGGGGCGAGCCCGACGGCTACCTGCGCAAGGTGATTCTGCCGGGCCTCGCCAAACAGTTCGTATTCTCGCTCAATACGCCATGGGGACAGCTCTCCCAGAATGCGCGCACTGTGATGCTGTATGGCTCAGGCGGCAAGCAGGGTAAATCCGGCGATGCCACCGGCAAGTGGGAGGGCGTCATCTCCAACATTCAGCGCCGGTATAATGAGACCGAGTCCGACTCGGTGCGGCTCGGCCTCGAGGACTACATGCAGGCGCGGTCATGTACCACCTGCGACGGACGTCGCCTGAAGCCCGAGTCACTCGCCGTCACGGTGGCGGATAGAAACATCGGCGAGGTGGTGGAAATGCCCATCATGGGCGCGCTGAGTTTCTTCGAATCCGTACCCATCCGCGAGAACGGGAATCCAGGTCTCGACGCCGACATCGCAGGGCCCATTCTCAAGGAAGTTCGCGAACGCCTGCGCTTCCTCAACGATGTCGGGCTTGATTATCTCACCCTCGGACGCTCCGCCGAGTCGCTCTCCGGAGGCGAAGCGCAGCGGATCCGCCTCGCGACTCAAATCGGTTCGAGACTGGTGGGCGTGCTGTACATTCTCGACGAGCCGTCGATCGGCCTGCACCAGCGCGACAACGCCCGCCTCCTCGCGACACTGCGCCAGCTCCGCGACCTCGGCAACACTGTCATTGTGGTCGAGCACGACGAAGAAACGATGCGCGAGGCGGATCACCTGATCGATCTCGGCCCGGGAGCCGGCAAGCACGGCGGGATGGTCATTGCCGAAGGAACAGTGGCCGACGTTGCGGCGCACAAGACGTCCATCACTGGACAGTACCTTCGTGGCGAACTTCATATTCCGATCCGCGACGAACGACGACCGTTCGACCCTGTAAAGGCGATAAAGATTCAGGGCGCCCGCGAGCACAACCTCAGGGACATCGATGTCGACATTCCTCTCGGGTTATTCGTTGCCGTGACCGGAGTGTCGGGCTCGGGAAAGTCGACGCTTATTGAAGACGTTCTGCACAACGCACTTGCCAGGCATTTCTATCGGGCGCGGGTAATACCTGGCGAGCACGATCGTATTACCGGGCTTCAGTACGTGGACAAGGTGATCGATATCGACCAGAGCCCGATCGGACGGACGCCGCGGTCGAATCCCGCAACCTACACAGGACTCTTCACGCCCATCCGGGAGCTATTCGCCGAGATGCCCGAGGCGAAGATCCGCGGATATGGTCCGGGCCGATTTTCATTCAACGTAAAAGGCGGCCGGTGCGAGGCGTGCGAGGGCGACGGTCTGGTAAAGATCGAGATGCACTTCCTGCCCGACGTGTACGTTCCGTGCGATGTCTGCAAAGGGAAACGCTACAATCGCGAGACTCTCGAGGTGAGGTTCCGCGGGTTGAGCGTTGCAGACGTGCTCGATCTCACCGTGGAAGATGCGCTCGCGTTCTTCGAGAATCAGCCGCGGATCTACCAGAAGCTCCACACGCTCAATGATGTCGGCCTTGGGTATATCCATCTTGGCCAGAGCGCGACCACGCTGTCAGGCGGCGAAGCGCAGCGTGTCAAGCTCGCTACAGAACTTTCGAAGCGCGATACCGGGCGCACGTTTTACATTCTGGACGAGCCCACCACCGGTCTTCATTTCGAAGACGTACGCATGCTGCTCGAGGTTCTGCACCGCCTCGTTGACCGTGGCAATACTGTGCTCGTTATCGAGCACAACCTCGATGTAATCAAGACAGCGGACTGGATCATCGACCTCGGGCCGGACGGCGGGCTGCGCGGCGGCGCGGTCGTTGCTGTTGGAACTCCCGAGGATGTCGCCGCCGTCAAGGCGTCGTACACAGGTCAATTCCTGCGCCCCCTGCTGGGGAACCGGCTCCGGCGCAAAGCCGGCTGAAAACCAAGGGATCCCATATATATGGTATCACTGCTGGATATCATCGGTCCGGTGATGGTGGGCCCCTCGTCGTCGCACACGGCGGGCGCTTGCCGACTGGGGTTGCTTGGCCGCGGACTCGTCAGCGGTACTCCGCACTCCGCGCTGCTCCAGTTGCATGGTTCGTTTGCACGCACCGGTGAAGGACACGGGACCGACAAGGCGCTGGTCGCCGGTCTGCTGGGCTTTCGGCCCGATGACGACAGGATCCGCACCGCGCTGCAGATTGCCGAAAGGGAAGGGCTTGACTACCGGTTCGAGAAGATCACGCTCTCCGATTCGGCACATCCGAACACCGTCAGGATGACGCTCGAGCAGGGGGGAATCACCGCTACCCTGGTGGGTTCGTCGCTCGGAGCGGGGCGCGTGCTGGTGACGGAGATCGACGGTTATCCTGTCGAGATCTCGGGAAACTTCCACACGATCGCGCTCGTAGCGGAAGACAGGAAGGGCTCGATCGCACGTATCACCGGCATTCTCGCGGAACATGAAATCAACATTGCGACCCTCAAGTTGACGAGGAAGCAAAAGGGAGGCGACGCATTCATGGTCATCGAGTGCGACGAGTCGCCGGGCGAAGGAGTGCGCGACGAGATTCGCACGCTCGACTGGGTACGCTGGGCAAGACGCCTCGACCGGGTAAGCGGAGGCTAAAGTGTACCGCGCGCTTGGAGACGCAATTCGTGATGCCGAAACCCGCGGCCAGAAACTCGCGCAGGTTGCCCTCGAGCAGGAGGCCGCCGATCAGGGGCGAACGGTGGCCGATATCCGCGCGGCGCTTGCACGCGCACTTGATGTGATGAGGAGCGCAATTGGCGACGGGATGACGGGTGATCTCATGTCTTCGTCCGGTCTGGTGGGCGGTGATGCCGCCAAGCTGCGCACCGGCCCTGCCGGCCCTCTCGCCGACACCCCGTTCCGCGATATCCTTGCAAGAGCACTGGCAGTGCAGGAAGTCAACGCCGCAATGGGTGTGATCGTCGCGGCGCCGACCGCTGGCGGTGCAGG includes:
- the uvrA gene encoding excinuclease ABC subunit UvrA, with product MPEEALIVRGAREHNLRNIDVTIPRDRLTVITGLSGSGKSSLAFDTIYAEGQRRYVESLSAYARQFLGLMEKPDVDSIEGLSPAISIEQKTAGHNPRSTVGTVTEIYDYLRLLYARAGIPHCANCSRPVERQSAGQMAATILAWPEDTKIEVLAPLVRGRKGEFKDLFETARKGGFVRAYVDGELAEIANPPRLNRRLNHSISVVVDRLAVRADDRGRITDSIETALRLSEGLIEVTRQDDKSTHLFSEKYGCPVCGISLPELEPRHFSFNSPFGACPDCGGLGVRREVSEQLILGDSSISILEGVILPWGEPDGYLRKVILPGLAKQFVFSLNTPWGQLSQNARTVMLYGSGGKQGKSGDATGKWEGVISNIQRRYNETESDSVRLGLEDYMQARSCTTCDGRRLKPESLAVTVADRNIGEVVEMPIMGALSFFESVPIRENGNPGLDADIAGPILKEVRERLRFLNDVGLDYLTLGRSAESLSGGEAQRIRLATQIGSRLVGVLYILDEPSIGLHQRDNARLLATLRQLRDLGNTVIVVEHDEETMREADHLIDLGPGAGKHGGMVIAEGTVADVAAHKTSITGQYLRGELHIPIRDERRPFDPVKAIKIQGAREHNLRDIDVDIPLGLFVAVTGVSGSGKSTLIEDVLHNALARHFYRARVIPGEHDRITGLQYVDKVIDIDQSPIGRTPRSNPATYTGLFTPIRELFAEMPEAKIRGYGPGRFSFNVKGGRCEACEGDGLVKIEMHFLPDVYVPCDVCKGKRYNRETLEVRFRGLSVADVLDLTVEDALAFFENQPRIYQKLHTLNDVGLGYIHLGQSATTLSGGEAQRVKLATELSKRDTGRTFYILDEPTTGLHFEDVRMLLEVLHRLVDRGNTVLVIEHNLDVIKTADWIIDLGPDGGLRGGAVVAVGTPEDVAAVKASYTGQFLRPLLGNRLRRKAG
- the sdaAB gene encoding L-serine ammonia-lyase, iron-sulfur-dependent subunit beta; this encodes MVSLLDIIGPVMVGPSSSHTAGACRLGLLGRGLVSGTPHSALLQLHGSFARTGEGHGTDKALVAGLLGFRPDDDRIRTALQIAEREGLDYRFEKITLSDSAHPNTVRMTLEQGGITATLVGSSLGAGRVLVTEIDGYPVEISGNFHTIALVAEDRKGSIARITGILAEHEINIATLKLTRKQKGGDAFMVIECDESPGEGVRDEIRTLDWVRWARRLDRVSGG